In Gulosibacter molinativorax, a single window of DNA contains:
- the metK gene encoding methionine adenosyltransferase, translating to MSELRLFTSESVTEGHPDKICDQISDGILDNLLAQDPDARVAVETLVTTGQVHVAGEIRTEGYADIAGIVRKVITDIGYISSDFGFDGNLCGVSVSVGEQSAEIASGVETSLQHRDELDNDAIAKLGAGDQGIMFGYASDETPELMPLPIWLAHRLSERLSEVRKQGILEYLRPDGKTQVTIGYEGDAPRTVETIVISTQHGPEISRAQLEADIRLEVIDHVLERVSLDASSLRVFINPAGPFVLGGPAADAGLTGRKIIVDTYGGMARHGGGAFSGKDPSKVDRSAAYAMRWVAKNVVAAGFAKRVEFQVAYAIGSAEPVGLYCETFETHTIDPEQIIAAVKQVFDLRPGAIIRDLDLNRPIYSLTSAYGHFGRELPEFTWERTDRVEALRAAVQ from the coding sequence ATGTCCGAACTCCGTCTGTTCACATCAGAGTCCGTCACCGAAGGCCACCCCGACAAGATCTGCGACCAGATCTCCGACGGCATCCTCGATAACCTGCTCGCGCAGGATCCGGATGCCCGCGTTGCGGTTGAGACCTTAGTCACGACCGGGCAGGTGCACGTCGCCGGCGAGATCCGCACCGAGGGCTACGCCGACATCGCGGGCATCGTCCGCAAGGTCATCACCGACATCGGGTACATCTCGAGTGACTTCGGGTTTGATGGCAACCTCTGCGGCGTGTCCGTCTCGGTCGGGGAGCAGTCGGCTGAGATCGCCTCGGGCGTCGAGACGTCGCTCCAGCACCGGGACGAGCTCGACAACGACGCGATCGCCAAGCTCGGCGCTGGTGACCAGGGCATCATGTTCGGCTACGCGAGTGACGAGACGCCGGAGCTCATGCCGCTGCCGATCTGGCTCGCGCACAGGCTCTCCGAGCGGCTCTCCGAGGTGCGCAAGCAGGGCATCCTCGAGTACCTGCGACCCGACGGCAAGACGCAGGTGACCATCGGCTACGAAGGGGATGCGCCGCGCACCGTCGAGACGATCGTGATCTCGACCCAGCACGGCCCGGAGATTTCCCGGGCCCAGCTCGAGGCCGATATCAGGCTCGAGGTCATTGACCACGTCCTCGAGCGCGTGTCGCTCGATGCGAGCTCGCTACGGGTGTTCATCAACCCGGCCGGACCGTTCGTCCTCGGCGGCCCCGCTGCCGATGCCGGGCTCACCGGCCGAAAGATCATCGTCGACACGTACGGCGGCATGGCCCGTCACGGTGGCGGCGCGTTCTCGGGCAAGGACCCGTCGAAAGTCGACCGCTCGGCGGCGTACGCGATGCGCTGGGTCGCCAAGAACGTGGTCGCGGCGGGCTTCGCAAAGCGCGTCGAGTTCCAGGTGGCCTATGCGATCGGTTCCGCGGAGCCCGTCGGGCTGTACTGCGAGACGTTCGAGACGCACACGATCGACCCCGAGCAGATCATCGCCGCGGTCAAACAGGTCTTCGACCTGCGTCCGGGCGCGATCATCCGCGACCTCGACCTCAATCGGCCGATCTATTCGCTCACGTCGGCCTATGGTCACTTCGGCCGCGAGCTGCCGGAATTCACGTGGGAGCGCACCGACCGGGTCGAGGCGCTGCGCGCGGCAGTCCAGTAA